In a genomic window of Salegentibacter salegens:
- the rseP gene encoding RIP metalloprotease RseP yields MDPFIVKAIQLLLSLSLLIVLHELGHFIPAKIFKTRVEKFFLFFDVKFALFKKKIGGTVYGIGWLPLGGYVKISGMIDESMDKEQMAKPPEPWEFRSKPAWQRLIIMLGGVTVNLVLGFLIYMMIMFVWGKNYVGPDEMPEGFAIAEEFKQYGFEDGDRVLHINGEDLQNSDDVNRYLFMRDVNSITVIHQNGEEEVIEVPEDIGEQMWEQGIMIPFIPIQNAVLDSVVPDQAAGIAGLQKGDSLIALNNQEIGYWHEIKRISSENKEKDMELVFKRGEEIKSVMVAPDEEGILGFSVKRNFEVKQQKYGFVESVKQGFDYGYWTLHDYVAQFKYVFTQKGATQLGGFGAIGGLFPDTWNWKGFWHTTALISIILAFMNILPIPALDGGHVMFLLYEMITGRKPNDKFMEVAQMVGFFILIALVLYANGNDVYRWLFE; encoded by the coding sequence ATGGATCCATTTATAGTTAAAGCCATACAGTTACTGTTAAGCTTGTCTTTACTTATAGTCTTACACGAACTTGGGCATTTTATTCCCGCTAAAATATTTAAAACCAGAGTAGAAAAATTCTTTCTCTTTTTTGATGTGAAATTCGCACTTTTCAAGAAGAAAATTGGTGGAACCGTTTATGGTATTGGATGGTTGCCTTTGGGAGGTTATGTGAAAATTTCTGGAATGATAGACGAAAGTATGGATAAGGAGCAAATGGCGAAACCGCCGGAGCCCTGGGAATTTAGAAGTAAACCCGCCTGGCAACGACTTATTATTATGCTTGGAGGAGTTACTGTAAACCTGGTACTTGGTTTTCTTATCTATATGATGATCATGTTTGTTTGGGGTAAGAATTATGTTGGCCCCGATGAAATGCCAGAAGGTTTTGCCATTGCCGAAGAATTTAAGCAATACGGTTTTGAAGATGGTGATCGCGTTTTGCATATAAACGGAGAGGATCTTCAAAATAGTGATGATGTAAATCGCTACCTTTTTATGCGGGATGTAAATAGTATTACTGTAATACATCAAAATGGAGAAGAAGAAGTTATTGAGGTTCCTGAAGATATAGGGGAACAAATGTGGGAACAAGGGATTATGATACCTTTTATTCCTATCCAAAATGCAGTACTGGATAGTGTTGTGCCAGATCAAGCCGCCGGTATTGCCGGACTTCAAAAAGGTGATAGCCTAATAGCATTAAATAACCAGGAGATTGGTTACTGGCACGAAATAAAGAGAATAAGCTCAGAAAATAAGGAAAAAGACATGGAGCTCGTGTTTAAACGAGGCGAGGAGATTAAGAGTGTTATGGTAGCACCAGATGAAGAAGGTATTCTTGGTTTTTCTGTTAAACGTAATTTTGAAGTTAAACAACAAAAGTATGGGTTTGTTGAAAGTGTTAAGCAAGGTTTTGATTATGGTTACTGGACATTACACGATTATGTAGCCCAGTTTAAATATGTTTTTACTCAAAAAGGAGCCACACAATTAGGTGGGTTTGGAGCCATTGGCGGGTTGTTCCCCGATACCTGGAATTGGAAAGGATTCTGGCATACTACAGCATTGATTTCTATAATCCTTGCCTTTATGAACATTTTGCCTATCCCTGCTTTGGATGGCGGACATGTGATGTTTCTCTTATATGAAATGATAACCGGTAGAAAACCCAACGATAAATTTATGGAAGTTGCCCAAATGGTTGGCTTTTTTATCTTAATCGCGTTGGTGCTTTATGCCAATGGAAACGATGTATACCGTTGGTTATTTGAATGA
- a CDS encoding TonB-dependent receptor, with translation MKTLAMVISIFYTFLGFAQTGKLSGKITSEENPVAFANIYVENLNLGTTAKGNGVFLLKNIPSGNHIIQVSAIGYKKFTQEVFIAEAQSTTQNFELEKSSSELDEVLIVDTQTGLTRRTPYNVSSISMQGIENKGNPNGMMGSLRQVPGVYGAEFGQGIVKPFIRGLGFSRVVTIYQGNKLENHQWGADHGLGINDLGIKKVEVIKGPASVLYGSGALGGVLLTQDDEFYKKSTKISGNIGTTFNSVSNGIRTYASAGKSFENGIFIATDLAFENHADYKNGNGRVIGNSRFNTNTLRLHTGIEKENFQNKLSFSFNDQNLGIILDEEMQDSQSLATTRNDREMQLPFQEVKDYLLSYNQTTKHEKFETSLHLSHHSNNRKEVEENFDLVDLGLQQNHSFYNARISFPNGKIKHSLGTQGSFVKTQNIKNSQEFLIPDADVIENGFYYLASLDIESWYLQGALRYDYRNVTADASSEELIADEFILPGNPENRKLMRTFNGFTGSIGATKKFNTRNQLKLNFSTGFRAPDLAELFSNGPHPGTSRFEKGNDQFGREQSLQVDASYTYRNKRFEGTFSAFGSRVNNYIYFTATDETLPDGNLEVWSYLQTDADLYGFEFELKHSWLNQQRLETKLSGAIVRAWDIKNERNLSFIPPDNFNLQVGYFGLNDRSLYTFSKLRLISNQNRAGLNEETTAGYKLLNLGLSKKFNLGNNQLESGITVYNALNKNYVDHMSILRAFNVNSPGRNFMLNLKYNF, from the coding sequence ATGAAAACATTAGCGATGGTAATTTCTATATTCTACACATTCCTGGGTTTTGCCCAAACAGGCAAACTTTCAGGAAAAATCACTTCTGAAGAAAACCCTGTTGCATTTGCAAATATTTATGTAGAAAATTTAAACCTTGGCACCACGGCTAAGGGAAATGGAGTTTTTCTATTGAAGAATATTCCCTCAGGAAATCACATAATTCAGGTTAGCGCAATTGGGTATAAAAAATTTACACAGGAAGTTTTTATTGCTGAAGCGCAAAGTACCACCCAGAATTTCGAGCTCGAAAAATCTTCTTCAGAACTTGATGAAGTGCTTATTGTAGACACCCAAACCGGACTTACACGGCGCACTCCTTATAATGTTTCGAGCATTAGTATGCAGGGTATAGAAAACAAAGGAAACCCTAACGGGATGATGGGTAGTTTACGGCAAGTTCCGGGGGTTTATGGAGCAGAATTCGGCCAGGGCATTGTAAAACCTTTTATTCGCGGACTTGGTTTCTCCAGGGTAGTTACTATTTACCAGGGCAATAAACTTGAAAATCATCAATGGGGTGCAGATCACGGCCTGGGAATTAATGACCTTGGTATTAAAAAAGTAGAAGTTATTAAAGGGCCGGCTTCAGTTTTATATGGTTCCGGTGCTTTGGGCGGAGTTCTACTTACCCAGGATGATGAATTTTATAAAAAATCCACCAAAATATCGGGAAATATTGGTACTACTTTTAATAGCGTTTCCAACGGAATTCGAACTTATGCTTCCGCAGGAAAATCTTTTGAAAATGGGATTTTTATCGCTACCGATCTTGCTTTTGAAAATCACGCCGATTATAAAAACGGGAATGGAAGAGTAATTGGAAACAGCCGGTTTAATACAAATACACTAAGATTACACACCGGAATTGAAAAGGAAAACTTTCAGAATAAATTATCATTTTCTTTTAATGACCAGAATTTAGGAATTATTCTGGATGAAGAAATGCAGGATTCCCAAAGTCTCGCCACCACAAGGAACGACAGGGAAATGCAATTGCCCTTTCAAGAGGTAAAAGACTATTTACTTTCCTATAATCAAACTACCAAACACGAGAAATTTGAAACTTCTTTACACCTTTCGCACCACTCCAATAATCGAAAGGAAGTGGAGGAAAATTTTGACCTCGTAGACCTTGGTTTACAACAAAACCATAGTTTTTATAATGCCCGAATAAGTTTTCCTAACGGAAAAATAAAGCACAGCTTAGGAACCCAGGGAAGTTTTGTAAAAACCCAGAACATTAAAAATTCGCAGGAATTTTTAATTCCCGATGCCGACGTTATTGAAAACGGATTTTATTATTTGGCAAGCTTAGATATTGAATCCTGGTATTTGCAAGGTGCCCTGCGCTACGATTATAGAAATGTTACCGCAGACGCCAGTTCGGAAGAACTAATTGCCGACGAATTTATACTCCCCGGAAATCCTGAAAATCGAAAACTTATGAGAACCTTTAACGGGTTTACCGGCTCTATTGGAGCCACTAAAAAATTTAACACCAGAAATCAATTAAAACTGAATTTCTCTACCGGTTTTAGGGCTCCAGATCTGGCTGAATTATTTTCTAACGGCCCACATCCTGGTACCAGCCGCTTTGAAAAAGGAAACGACCAGTTTGGCAGGGAACAAAGTTTACAGGTTGATGCCAGCTATACTTACCGAAATAAAAGATTTGAAGGCACTTTTTCAGCATTTGGTAGTCGGGTAAACAATTATATTTACTTCACCGCTACCGATGAAACATTGCCAGATGGAAACCTGGAAGTTTGGTCTTACCTGCAAACCGATGCCGATCTATATGGTTTTGAATTTGAGCTGAAACATAGCTGGTTAAACCAGCAAAGATTGGAAACCAAACTTTCCGGAGCCATTGTTAGAGCCTGGGATATAAAAAACGAGCGGAATTTGAGTTTTATCCCGCCAGATAATTTTAACCTGCAAGTTGGATATTTCGGTTTAAATGATAGGTCACTTTATACTTTTTCAAAATTAAGATTGATAAGTAACCAAAATAGGGCTGGTCTTAACGAAGAAACTACTGCGGGTTATAAATTGCTTAATTTGGGGTTGAGTAAGAAATTCAATTTAGGAAACAATCAGCTGGAATCGGGGATCACAGTTTATAACGCCTTAAATAAAAACTATGTAGACCATATGTCAATTTTAAGAGCGTTTAATGTAAATAGTCCCGGCAGAAATTTCATGCTGAATTTGAAATATAATTTCTAA
- a CDS encoding lysophospholipid acyltransferase family protein produces the protein MKKILSYPLSVLFYFFFFLNLLVFHPIQWLCLKLGGYQPHKKSVDIFNLFLMRCLNILGTRFHIENPHTIPIEKPCIFVANHQGMYDIPPIIWYLRKHHPKFVSKKELGKGIPSISFNLRHGGSVLIDRKNPRESLIKMVKFAKYLNKTNRSAVIFPEGTRSRTGAPKKFAVSGMQMLFKQMPEALIVPITINNSWKLFKHGNFPMEPGVHIKVKVHEPIAVASDDPEGLVAKVERTIITNIK, from the coding sequence ATGAAAAAAATACTTTCATACCCCTTATCGGTTTTATTCTATTTTTTCTTTTTTTTAAATCTACTGGTTTTTCATCCAATTCAATGGCTGTGTCTAAAACTTGGTGGCTACCAGCCGCATAAAAAAAGTGTAGATATTTTTAATTTATTTTTAATGCGCTGTCTAAATATTTTAGGCACCCGTTTTCATATTGAGAATCCTCACACGATTCCCATAGAAAAACCCTGTATTTTTGTAGCCAACCACCAGGGAATGTATGACATCCCACCAATAATCTGGTATTTAAGAAAACACCACCCAAAATTTGTAAGTAAGAAAGAATTAGGAAAAGGAATTCCGAGTATTTCTTTTAATTTACGCCATGGTGGTTCGGTTTTAATAGACCGAAAAAATCCAAGGGAATCGCTTATTAAAATGGTGAAATTTGCCAAATACCTCAACAAAACGAACCGTTCTGCCGTAATTTTTCCTGAGGGAACCCGCAGCCGAACCGGTGCGCCAAAAAAGTTTGCCGTAAGCGGAATGCAAATGCTTTTTAAACAAATGCCAGAAGCTTTAATAGTGCCAATAACCATTAATAATTCCTGGAAACTCTTTAAACACGGTAATTTCCCAATGGAACCCGGCGTTCATATTAAAGTGAAAGTGCACGAACCCATTGCTGTGGCTTCAGATGATCCTGAAGGTTTGGTCGCAAAAGTAGAACGAACTATAATTACTAATATTAAATAA
- a CDS encoding ZIP family metal transporter, with translation MEDLIAYFEQLDPVMAALQATIFTWLLTAAGASLVFLFKNMDRKLFDGMLGFTGGVMVAASFWSLLAPGIEMSPGEGFEKTVPPLVGFGLGALFLFGLDKILPHLHVNFKMSEKEGIKTPWHKSILLTLAITLHNIPEGLAVGVLFGAAGAGLEGASIGGAVALAIGIGLQNFPEGFAVAMPLRGQGMSRWKSFNFGQLSAIVEPFAAVLGAWAVMTFEPILPYALSFAAGAMIFVVVEEVVPESQKGNFTDIATMGFILGFMVMMTLDVGLA, from the coding sequence ATGGAAGATTTAATCGCTTATTTTGAGCAATTAGACCCGGTAATGGCAGCATTACAGGCTACAATTTTCACCTGGTTACTTACCGCAGCCGGAGCTTCCCTGGTTTTTCTTTTCAAAAATATGGACAGAAAATTGTTTGACGGAATGCTTGGATTTACCGGTGGCGTTATGGTAGCTGCCAGTTTTTGGAGTTTATTGGCACCTGGAATAGAAATGAGCCCCGGAGAAGGTTTTGAAAAAACAGTGCCACCACTTGTGGGGTTTGGATTGGGTGCACTTTTTCTGTTTGGTCTCGATAAAATATTGCCTCACCTGCACGTGAATTTTAAGATGAGTGAAAAAGAAGGAATTAAAACACCCTGGCATAAATCTATACTCCTTACCCTGGCAATTACTTTGCATAATATTCCCGAAGGTTTAGCGGTAGGCGTGCTTTTTGGTGCTGCTGGCGCCGGACTGGAAGGTGCCAGTATTGGTGGTGCGGTGGCTCTTGCTATAGGAATTGGTTTACAAAACTTTCCTGAAGGTTTTGCGGTTGCCATGCCACTGCGCGGACAGGGAATGAGCCGTTGGAAAAGTTTTAATTTTGGTCAACTTTCGGCTATTGTAGAGCCTTTTGCTGCGGTACTTGGTGCCTGGGCAGTGATGACATTTGAGCCTATTTTGCCCTATGCACTTTCTTTTGCTGCCGGCGCGATGATCTTTGTGGTAGTAGAAGAGGTAGTGCCGGAATCTCAAAAAGGAAATTTCACCGATATTGCAACCATGGGTTTTATTTTAGGTTTTATGGTAATGATGACACTTGACGTTGGTTTGGCATAA
- the feoB gene encoding ferrous iron transport protein B yields the protein MAKQINVALIGNPNTGKTSVFNQLTGLNQKVGNYPGITVEKKEGICKLPRGLKAHILDLPGTYSLNASSLDENVVIELLLNKSDKDYPDVAVVVSDVENLKRNLLLFTQIKDLGIPTILVINMADRMERKGISLDVDLLEERLKTKVTLVSARKNTGIDELKEAIINYRHISNEPCVNASIIAPEYFERLRKAFPNQSLYKLWLVITQDVNFGNINRNEISSSDLFDTKSHTELKKLQHKETILRYQFINGVLKEAMKVDASSAKDLRSRLDRVLTHKVWGYAIFFGILLLIFQAIYSWSSYPMDLIDETFAFLSEWTKTSLPAGAFTNLIAEGIIPGLGGIVIFIPQIAFLFFFISILEETGYMSRVVFLMDRIMRKFGLSGKSVVPLVSGTACAIPAVMATRNIESWKERLITILVVPFTTCSARLPVYLIIIALVIPDRAVWGFNLQGLTLMLLYLLGFAVAIGSAWILNLILNIKTRSQFVIEMPNYKLPMGKNITINVIEKTKSFVFGAGKIILAISIILWVLASYGPGDNFNQAEEIVTSEYSQNTEISEGELEEKIASFKLRNSYIGIMGRGIEPVVAPLGYDWKIGIAIISSFAAREVFVGTLATIYSVGSDEEETIKNRMAAEINPILGGPLFTFASGVSLLLFYAFAMQCMSTLAIVKRETNTWKWPVLQLVVMTLFAYLVALAAFQLLK from the coding sequence ATGGCTAAACAAATAAACGTCGCCTTAATAGGAAATCCAAATACCGGTAAAACCTCTGTTTTTAATCAGCTCACAGGGCTAAATCAAAAAGTAGGAAATTACCCCGGAATTACGGTGGAAAAAAAAGAAGGAATCTGCAAACTTCCGCGCGGACTTAAAGCCCATATCCTGGACCTTCCGGGAACTTACAGCCTTAATGCTTCGTCTTTAGATGAAAACGTGGTGATAGAATTATTGCTAAACAAAAGCGATAAAGATTATCCCGATGTTGCTGTTGTAGTTAGCGATGTAGAGAATTTAAAACGAAATCTACTTCTTTTTACCCAAATTAAAGACCTTGGAATTCCAACAATCCTGGTAATTAATATGGCCGACAGGATGGAACGCAAAGGAATTTCCCTTGATGTAGATTTACTTGAAGAACGTTTAAAAACAAAAGTCACCTTAGTTAGTGCCCGAAAAAACACGGGGATTGACGAGCTTAAAGAAGCTATAATCAATTATCGGCATATTTCAAATGAACCTTGTGTTAATGCTTCTATTATTGCTCCCGAATATTTTGAAAGGCTGCGGAAAGCATTCCCAAACCAATCGCTTTATAAACTTTGGCTGGTAATTACTCAAGATGTAAACTTTGGGAATATTAACAGAAACGAGATTAGTAGTTCTGATCTTTTTGACACCAAATCACATACCGAATTAAAGAAACTTCAGCACAAAGAAACTATTTTAAGGTATCAGTTTATAAATGGAGTTTTAAAAGAAGCAATGAAGGTAGATGCCAGTTCTGCCAAAGATCTTCGTTCGCGTTTAGACCGTGTCCTCACTCACAAAGTTTGGGGTTACGCCATATTTTTCGGTATTCTTTTATTGATTTTCCAGGCAATTTATAGTTGGTCCAGTTACCCAATGGATCTTATAGACGAAACTTTTGCTTTTCTAAGTGAATGGACAAAGACAAGCCTCCCGGCGGGTGCCTTCACCAATCTTATTGCCGAAGGTATTATTCCCGGCCTTGGCGGGATTGTTATTTTTATTCCACAAATCGCTTTCCTGTTTTTCTTTATTTCTATTCTGGAAGAAACCGGGTATATGAGTCGTGTGGTCTTTTTAATGGACCGTATTATGCGAAAATTCGGCCTTAGCGGAAAAAGCGTTGTACCATTGGTTTCAGGAACTGCCTGCGCCATTCCCGCAGTAATGGCTACCCGGAATATTGAAAGTTGGAAAGAACGCTTAATCACCATTTTAGTCGTGCCATTTACTACCTGTTCTGCGCGTCTACCGGTATATTTAATTATAATCGCCCTGGTAATTCCAGATCGGGCTGTTTGGGGTTTTAACCTGCAAGGTTTAACTCTAATGTTACTTTATCTTTTAGGATTTGCAGTGGCCATTGGGTCTGCCTGGATTTTGAATTTAATTCTGAATATAAAAACCCGCAGTCAGTTTGTGATTGAAATGCCCAATTATAAACTCCCAATGGGGAAAAATATCACCATTAACGTGATAGAAAAAACCAAATCTTTTGTTTTTGGTGCCGGAAAAATAATCCTGGCCATTTCTATTATTTTATGGGTTTTGGCCAGTTACGGGCCCGGCGATAATTTTAACCAGGCTGAAGAAATCGTTACTTCAGAATATTCACAAAACACTGAGATTTCAGAAGGGGAATTAGAAGAAAAAATCGCTTCATTTAAACTTAGAAATTCCTATATCGGGATTATGGGAAGAGGTATTGAGCCCGTGGTCGCGCCTTTAGGGTACGATTGGAAAATTGGGATCGCCATAATCAGTTCTTTTGCTGCGCGAGAAGTTTTTGTAGGCACTTTGGCAACCATTTATAGTGTTGGCAGCGATGAAGAAGAAACTATTAAAAACAGGATGGCGGCAGAGATTAATCCTATTTTAGGTGGGCCTTTATTTACATTTGCCAGCGGAGTAAGCCTATTACTATTTTATGCCTTTGCAATGCAATGTATGAGTACATTGGCAATTGTTAAAAGGGAAACCAACACCTGGAAATGGCCGGTGTTGCAATTAGTGGTAATGACCCTTTTTGCCTATTTAGTTGCATTGGCGGCTTTTCAATTATTAAAATAA
- a CDS encoding TerB family tellurite resistance protein codes for MFKWIAAVIGYMYFRFPGAILGFIIGTLIDNWTKGSGAAFKQMFGQEEQKVSPGDFELNLLSLCSLVIKADGQVSQSEMDYVRSYFVQAYGKERANATFRTFNELIKNREISASRISQYLAARTKYPARLQIIHFLFGIAQADGRVSEAEARVIQEIAGYLRIGRMDFESLKAMFFKSADNAYKILEIEKTATDAEVKKAYRNMVKKYHPDKLGHMDEAYRKGAREKFNKVQEAYDQIQKERGL; via the coding sequence ATGTTTAAATGGATTGCAGCCGTGATTGGCTATATGTATTTCCGGTTTCCCGGAGCCATTTTAGGTTTTATAATAGGAACATTAATAGATAACTGGACCAAAGGTAGTGGTGCAGCATTTAAGCAAATGTTCGGGCAGGAGGAACAAAAGGTTTCGCCCGGTGATTTTGAACTAAATTTACTTTCGTTGTGTTCCCTGGTGATTAAAGCCGATGGGCAGGTTTCGCAGTCTGAAATGGATTATGTGCGCTCTTATTTTGTGCAAGCCTACGGAAAAGAACGCGCCAATGCTACTTTTAGAACTTTCAATGAATTAATTAAAAACCGTGAAATTTCGGCTTCAAGAATTTCACAATATTTGGCTGCCAGAACAAAGTATCCTGCACGTTTGCAAATTATTCACTTTCTCTTCGGAATTGCACAAGCCGATGGGCGCGTAAGTGAAGCTGAAGCTCGCGTTATCCAGGAAATTGCCGGTTATCTTAGAATTGGCCGAATGGATTTTGAAAGCCTAAAGGCAATGTTCTTTAAATCTGCCGATAATGCGTATAAAATCCTTGAAATCGAAAAAACGGCTACAGATGCTGAGGTGAAAAAGGCTTATAGAAATATGGTGAAAAAATATCACCCCGATAAATTAGGCCATATGGACGAAGCTTATAGAAAAGGCGCTCGAGAAAAATTCAACAAGGTGCAGGAAGCTTACGACCAAATTCAAAAGGAACGTGGACTTTAG
- a CDS encoding BrxA/BrxB family bacilliredoxin codes for MYPADLVKPMREDLTSIGFEELHSVEDVENAMKKEGTTLVVVNSVCGCAAANARPGARISLQNAKKPDNLVTVFAGVDKEATDKARSLMVPFPPSSPSMALFKDGELVHMLERHHIEGRPAEMIAENLTGAYNEFC; via the coding sequence ATGTATCCAGCAGATTTAGTAAAACCTATGCGCGAAGACCTTACCAGCATTGGTTTTGAAGAATTACACAGTGTAGAAGATGTAGAGAACGCAATGAAGAAAGAAGGAACTACCCTTGTAGTGGTAAATTCGGTTTGTGGATGTGCTGCCGCCAATGCAAGACCAGGCGCCAGAATCTCTTTACAGAATGCAAAAAAACCAGATAACTTAGTGACTGTTTTCGCAGGTGTAGATAAAGAAGCTACAGATAAAGCACGTAGTTTAATGGTTCCTTTTCCTCCATCTTCGCCTTCTATGGCACTTTTTAAAGATGGTGAGTTAGTACACATGTTAGAGCGTCACCACATTGAAGGTCGCCCAGCAGAAATGATTGCTGAAAACCTTACCGGCGCTTATAACGAGTTCTGCTAA
- a CDS encoding SCO family protein, producing MRDLFAWLKKFAIVLFILSVIIIYSIYTLLTPKERLPVFQPDMVNAELVDSTVQYVRKYHTIKDFELINQNGDTITQDFYENKIYVADFFFTTCLTICPIMTDHMLEIQQKIKDDPEVLLLSHTVFPKTDSVPVLKKYAEEKGVIDEKWNLVTGDKKHIYELARKSYLASKSNGDGGPYDMIHTENFVLVDKEKRIRGFYDGTDAEAIKNLMHDIKVLKREYR from the coding sequence ATGCGTGATCTTTTTGCCTGGCTCAAGAAATTTGCCATTGTCCTGTTTATACTTTCGGTAATAATAATTTATAGTATTTATACGCTCTTAACCCCAAAAGAACGTTTACCCGTTTTTCAACCAGATATGGTAAATGCCGAATTGGTAGATTCTACCGTTCAATACGTTCGTAAATACCACACCATAAAAGATTTTGAGCTTATCAACCAAAATGGCGATACTATTACTCAAGATTTTTACGAGAATAAAATTTACGTGGCCGATTTCTTCTTTACCACCTGCCTTACCATTTGCCCCATAATGACCGATCATATGCTGGAAATTCAGCAGAAAATTAAAGATGACCCTGAAGTTTTATTACTCTCCCATACGGTTTTCCCAAAAACCGATTCTGTACCGGTTTTAAAGAAATATGCCGAAGAAAAAGGTGTAATTGATGAAAAATGGAACCTGGTTACGGGCGATAAGAAACACATTTATGAACTGGCTAGGAAATCTTATCTCGCTTCAAAAAGCAATGGCGATGGCGGGCCTTACGATATGATTCATACCGAAAATTTTGTACTTGTAGATAAAGAAAAACGCATTCGCGGATTTTATGACGGTACCGATGCCGAAGCCATAAAAAACCTAATGCACGATATCAAGGTGTTAAAACGTGAATATCGTTAA
- a CDS encoding FeoA family protein has protein sequence MKRTLADLKRGERGIIKDFSAENIPLKLLEMGCLPGNEVQMLQMAPFRDPMYLNINGSHLAIRKEIALLIEIDLIS, from the coding sequence GTGAAACGAACCCTGGCCGATTTAAAACGTGGTGAACGCGGAATTATCAAAGATTTTTCTGCAGAAAATATTCCGCTAAAATTGCTCGAAATGGGTTGTTTGCCGGGTAATGAAGTGCAAATGTTACAAATGGCTCCTTTTAGGGATCCCATGTATCTTAACATAAACGGAAGCCACCTGGCTATTAGAAAAGAAATCGCTTTACTTATAGAAATTGACCTGATAAGCTAA
- a CDS encoding metal-dependent transcriptional regulator, with amino-acid sequence MFSFSEENYLKAIFHLERKYQAGVSTNALAEEMETKASSVTDMIKKLSEKELVIYKKYQGVKLSELGKKTAIEVIRKHRLWEYFLVEKLNFNWDEVHDIAEQLEHIKSEKLTQELDKFLGFPKRDPHGDPIPDAEGNFSVANKMLLSELGKAEKGICVGVKDSSSDFLRFLDKNNISLGKEIKVLEKEAFDGSMLIIIEERQLRISQLISNNLYIKTQ; translated from the coding sequence ATGTTTAGTTTTTCAGAAGAAAATTATTTAAAAGCAATTTTTCATTTAGAACGAAAATACCAGGCTGGTGTTAGTACCAATGCCCTGGCCGAAGAAATGGAAACCAAAGCTTCATCGGTTACTGATATGATTAAAAAATTATCGGAAAAAGAACTGGTGATTTACAAAAAGTACCAGGGAGTAAAACTCAGTGAATTGGGAAAGAAAACCGCCATAGAAGTAATTAGAAAGCATAGGCTATGGGAATATTTTTTGGTAGAAAAGCTTAATTTTAATTGGGATGAAGTACACGATATAGCCGAGCAGCTGGAACATATTAAATCTGAAAAACTTACCCAGGAATTAGATAAATTTCTGGGGTTTCCTAAACGTGACCCTCATGGCGATCCAATCCCTGATGCTGAAGGAAACTTTAGTGTAGCTAATAAAATGCTACTTTCTGAATTAGGAAAAGCAGAAAAAGGTATTTGCGTGGGAGTAAAAGATTCATCATCAGATTTTCTTAGGTTTTTAGATAAGAATAATATCTCACTTGGGAAGGAGATCAAAGTCCTGGAAAAGGAAGCTTTTGATGGGTCTATGCTAATTATAATAGAAGAAAGACAATTAAGAATTTCGCAATTAATATCAAATAATCTTTACATAAAAACACAGTAA